The Candidatus Woesearchaeota archaeon region TTTAAAAATTATCAATGGCTACAGAGTTCAATATAATGACGCATTAGGACCGACCAAAGGAGGAATACGTTTCCACCAAGATGTTGATATTAATGAAGTAAAAGCGCTCGCTTTATGGATGGCTTTAAAAAATTCAGTTATGCAACTACCTTTTGGAGGAGGAAAAGGAGGAGTTACTTTTGATCCTCACGAATATACAACAGACGATATTGAAAAAATTTCTAGAGAATTTGTAAAACAACTTCATTTATTTATAGGTCCAAAAATTGATATTCCCGCACCTGATGTAAATACAACACCACAAATTATGGGTTGGATTAATGACGAATACAATAAAATTAAAGGAAAACATCTTCCAGGAGTAATTACGGGAAAACCAATTATTGCAGGAGGAAGTTTAGGACGGGGTTATGCAACCGCACTTGGTGGTGCATTTGTTTTACGTGAAGCACTAAAAAAGAAAGGGTTAAGTGATGTTACCGTTGCAATTCAAGGTTTTGGTAATGCAGGAAGTCACATGGCAAGAATCTTAAGTGAATGGGGCCATAAAATTGTGGCAGTTAGTGATCGTCATGGCGCAATTTATCAAGAAAATGGACTTAACATATCAGAAGTAACAGAACACAAACACAAAACTAAAAGTGTAAAAGATTTTCCAAACACAAAACAAATGTCTAACGAAGATCTTTTAGAATTAGAAGTTGATGTTTTAGTTCCCGCAGCACTAGAAAATGTAATTACTGAAAATAATGCATCAAAAATTAAAGCTAAATTAATTATTGAACTGGCTAACGGACCAATAACACATAATGCAGAAAAAATTCTTGATAAAAATAATATTGAAGTTTTCCCAGACATTTTAGCAAATGCCGGAGGCGTTACTGTTAGTTATTTTGAATGGGTTCAGAATAATCAAGGATATTATTGGGATGAAGAAGAAGTTAATCAAAAACTTGAGAAAAAAATGATTGAAGCATTTAATAGAATTTATGATCTAGTGAATACACATAAAAATAATAAATTTAGCTATAGAACTGCAGCATATATTCTTGCAATCAAGCGAATCATCGACGGTGAAAAAGCTCGAGGCAGAATATGAATAAATAAATTATCTAGCTTAAATCAAAAACATAAAAACTAAAATTTTAAAAAAAATTATTTTAAATTTTTTATTACTTTTTCTTACATTTTAATTCCAAGTATTGGCCCATTTAAATCAAACGTACTTTCAACTACAAAATTAAGATACATTATAACTTTTAAATCGTTTTTTCCAAATTTAGATTCTCCCAATATTTGTTCAAATCGTTTTTGCAATAAATATCTTTGTTTACCAAATAATACAAATGAATCTAGGTCAAAATTAAAATATAATTCATAAAACATTTTAAAAAATTTATTTGTTTGCTTAAACAATCCAATAACTTGAGAAGATAACAACTCCCCTTTAATTTTATGTTCAGAAAGATAACTGGAAATATCCCTATACATATCAGATATTTTTTCTAATTGTTCCACAATAAAATATCCAGGTCCAGTTCTTTTATAATTTTTATTTCCAACAGTATTT contains the following coding sequences:
- a CDS encoding Glu/Leu/Phe/Val dehydrogenase translates to MSKINPFQDTINRINDILTQIESIDELKISTQEASILFQPKRVLSVNFPVKTSLGLKIINGYRVQYNDALGPTKGGIRFHQDVDINEVKALALWMALKNSVMQLPFGGGKGGVTFDPHEYTTDDIEKISREFVKQLHLFIGPKIDIPAPDVNTTPQIMGWINDEYNKIKGKHLPGVITGKPIIAGGSLGRGYATALGGAFVLREALKKKGLSDVTVAIQGFGNAGSHMARILSEWGHKIVAVSDRHGAIYQENGLNISEVTEHKHKTKSVKDFPNTKQMSNEDLLELEVDVLVPAALENVITENNASKIKAKLIIELANGPITHNAEKILDKNNIEVFPDILANAGGVTVSYFEWVQNNQGYYWDEEEVNQKLEKKMIEAFNRIYDLVNTHKNNKFSYRTAAYILAIKRIIDGEKARGRI